One window of the Seriola aureovittata isolate HTS-2021-v1 ecotype China chromosome 22, ASM2101889v1, whole genome shotgun sequence genome contains the following:
- the si:ch211-214j24.14 gene encoding bcl-2-like protein 13 encodes MGDVDHEDTKSLDSSDGVVLPGEENHSSNSDMVHLEREEVEMLEEAEKEAAEDERARRTEEEEEEDEELQTSVLSVLGGEKELVELREEEQDLQAPETEELLVSAEEPYVKKAPAEFRQVVPPMALPPLPIVRFDPPSTTSTPVPSTTTTEAEELYSLQGLHPPSILAPMAAEPPAESLEQLKFSQIPLSDVEEHSVKESQAAPEKPEPQPAATKTGKPLTSTELLCGGAALVAVVGVVAYGAVAYCRK; translated from the coding sequence ATGGGCGACGTGGACCACGAGGACACCAAGAGCCTCGACAGTAGCGACGGGGTGGTTCTGCCCGGGGAGGAGAACCACTCCTCCAACTCTGACATGGTCCACCTGGAGcgagaggaggtggagatgcTCGAGGAGGCGGAGAAGGAGGCCGCAGAGGATGAGAGGGCaaggagaacagaggaagaggaggaggaggatgaggagctgcAGACGAGTGTGTTGAGTGTCTTAGGCGGGGAGAAGGAGCTGGTGGAGctcagggaggaggagcaggaccTCCAGGCCCCAGAAACTGAGGAGCTCCTGGTGTCAGCAGAGGAGCCGTATGTGAAGAAGGCGCCCGCAGAGTTCAGGCAAGTGGTTCCCCCGATGGCTCTGCCTCCCCTGCCTATCGTCAGGTTTGATCCCCCCTCCACGACGTCCACCCCGGTCCCTTCAACCACAACTACTGAAGCCGAGGAGCTCTATTCTCTTCAGGGGCTCCACCCTCCGTCTATCCTCGCGCCGATGGCAGCCGAGCCCCCAGCAGAGAGTCTCGAGCAACTAAAATTCTCACAGATCCCTCTTTCAGATGTGGAGGAACATTCAGTTAAAGAGTCTCAGGCAGCACCTGAAAAGCCGGAGCCACAGCCCGCCGCTACCAAGACTGGCAAACCTTTGacctccacagagctgctgtgtggagGGGCTGCTTTAGTAGCCGTTGTTGGAGTAGTGGCGTACGGTGCTGTGGCCTACTGCAGAAAGTAG
- the atp6v1e1b gene encoding V-type proton ATPase subunit E 1 — MALSDADVQKQIKHMMAFIEQEANEKAEEIDAKAEEEFNIEKGRLVQTQRLKIMEYYEKKEKQIEQQKKIQMSNLMNQARLKVLKARDDMISEMLNEARQRLANVAKDAARYPALLDGLILQGFYQLLETKVTIRCRKQDVQLVQASIQRNIPIYKAAVKNNLEVRIDQDTFLSPDISGGIELYNGNGKIKVANTLESRLDLMAQQMMPEIRVALFGANPNRKFMD; from the exons ATGGCGCTCAGCGATGCCGATGTACAGAAGCAG ATCAAACACATGATGGCCTTCATCGAACAGGAGGCCAACGAGAAGGCAGAAGAAATTGATGCAAAG gCGGAAGAAGAGTTCAACATTGAGAAGGGCCGCCTGGTCCAGACTCAGAGGCTGAAGATAATGGAGTACTACgagaagaaagagaagcagatcgagcagcagaagaaaat TCAAATGTCTAACCTGATGAACCAGGCTCGACTGAAGGTGCTGAAAGCCCGCGATGACATGATCTCA GAAATGTTGAATGAGGCCCGCCAGCGGCTCGCTAACGTTGCAAAGGACGCGGCCAGGTATCCAGCCCTGTTGGACGGATTGATCTTACAG GGATTCTATCAGCTCCTGGAGACCAAAGTGACCATTCGCTGCCGTAAACAGGACGTGCAGTTGGTACAG GCGTCCATCCAGAGGAACATCCCCATATATAAAGCAGCTGTGAAGAACAACCTGGAGGTCCGCATCGACCAGGACACCTTCCTCTCCCCAGACAT TTCTGGGGGGATTGAGCTCTATAATGGCAATGGGAAGATCAAGGTGGCCAACACCCTGGAGAGCAGACTGGACCTCATGGCTCAGCAG atgatGCCTGAAATCCGAGTGGCTCTCTTCGGTGCCAACCCAAACCGCAAGTTTATGGACTGA